A single Haloglycomyces albus DSM 45210 DNA region contains:
- a CDS encoding dTMP kinase produces MKPEPNSSKRVILLGIDGVGKTSQATALAERLRQEGSKVELYTRPGLSYLPEADAITPDNRYDLAQRVTQGISASASNDVDWWVADRYSLSHIALDSMQDRPDPDGLRDCYRSLPTPDLVVWLEASIEECLARQVQRGGDVDSRAYLEGLRDGFWSLPESNSFEVIDAERAFDTVREDIWSAVSRLDPAAASHPTFHGQRH; encoded by the coding sequence GTGAAACCGGAACCAAATTCATCCAAGCGTGTGATTCTTCTCGGAATCGACGGGGTTGGGAAGACAAGCCAGGCGACCGCATTGGCTGAGCGACTGCGCCAAGAGGGGTCCAAGGTCGAGCTGTACACACGACCAGGTCTAAGTTATCTACCGGAAGCCGATGCGATAACTCCGGACAATCGCTATGACCTGGCTCAACGTGTGACGCAGGGAATCAGTGCGAGCGCTTCCAATGACGTCGACTGGTGGGTTGCCGATCGATACTCGCTCAGCCATATTGCCTTGGATTCGATGCAGGACCGCCCTGATCCAGACGGACTACGGGACTGCTACCGCTCGCTGCCGACTCCGGATCTTGTCGTGTGGCTCGAAGCCTCTATTGAGGAATGTCTTGCCCGACAGGTGCAGCGCGGCGGTGACGTAGATTCGCGGGCGTATTTGGAGGGCTTGCGGGATGGTTTCTGGTCCTTGCCTGAATCCAACTCTTTCGAGGTTATCGACGCGGAGAGGGCGTTTGACACTGTGCGGGAAGACATTTGGTCAGCCGTTTCAAGGCTTGATCCTGCTGCCGCGAGCCACCCGACATTCCACGGTCAACGTCACTAA